One genomic segment of Mesoterricola silvestris includes these proteins:
- a CDS encoding AAA family ATPase — translation MKGAEVCPLCEGRRVILDPDPMKPARPCTCAAPAAARRAVQGIPARYREASFESFWDWWKIQHPREKLAGSLAQVNQLLENAEIRDTLSEDLRSKLDLIVHKCGPKAGPDGETAWRDLRPAQEPWGYRSLFNWARSDRDPSDFWWIDGPPGSGRSSLAAAALRACGERTSGGGLFVSVRAFTLELRDTYYDSRSFTNTDFISERDRMAPLLEAPILVLDDFDRMDGDIRVVRAMAQLLDHRYGEQLPTLLTASRWTESLQAGDRDTYPLLRLDDPSLFRRLASAKRVVLRPTLERLTETLNG, via the coding sequence GTGAAGGGCGCCGAGGTCTGCCCCCTGTGCGAGGGGCGGCGGGTGATCCTGGATCCGGACCCCATGAAGCCCGCCAGGCCATGCACCTGCGCGGCCCCCGCCGCGGCCCGGCGCGCCGTCCAGGGCATTCCGGCCCGGTACCGGGAGGCCTCCTTCGAATCCTTCTGGGACTGGTGGAAGATCCAGCACCCCCGGGAAAAGCTCGCGGGGTCCCTGGCCCAGGTGAACCAGCTGCTGGAGAACGCCGAGATCCGCGACACCCTTTCCGAGGACCTGCGCAGCAAGCTCGATCTCATCGTCCACAAGTGCGGCCCCAAGGCCGGCCCCGACGGCGAGACGGCCTGGCGTGACCTCCGGCCCGCCCAGGAGCCCTGGGGCTACCGCTCGCTGTTCAACTGGGCCCGCTCCGACCGGGACCCCTCGGATTTCTGGTGGATCGATGGGCCTCCGGGCTCCGGGCGCAGCTCCCTGGCCGCCGCGGCCCTGCGGGCCTGCGGCGAGCGCACCTCCGGCGGGGGCCTGTTCGTGTCCGTGCGGGCCTTCACCCTGGAATTGCGGGACACCTACTACGATTCCCGCAGCTTCACCAACACCGACTTCATCAGCGAGCGGGACCGCATGGCCCCCCTGCTGGAGGCGCCCATCCTCGTGCTGGACGACTTCGACCGCATGGACGGCGATATCCGCGTGGTGCGCGCCATGGCCCAGCTCCTGGACCACCGCTACGGGGAGCAGCTGCCCACCCTCCTCACGGCCAGCCGGTGGACCGAGAGCCTCCAGGCCGGGGACCGGGACACCTACCCCCTGCTGCGCCTGGACGACCCCAGCCTCTTCCGCCGCCTGGCCTCGGCCAAGCGGGTGGTGCTGCGCCCGACCCTGGAGCGGCTGACGGAAACCCTGAATGGGTAG
- a CDS encoding MMPL family transporter, with translation MGRKLLRALLLLHLRRPAGLWIGLALLTLVLGLGALRVERRLDLMSLLPTDNPVVRASIEAGVGQQELLWLAAEGSAGDLEARQAWAEHLVENLLTDGGLPLNGMSGEGRISPPIPVPEARGVSLWPPLLAAGSFLEGDGAVGRLVTEQFYALAPMLLGDRLEPLKDPAELQRRFRATARALASPDPAKAKLAQLDPLQLSQFITERDETRLRVTQGARALPVKLRTGYLETRDGRFVLVPLVLDFPSGDAQATARVLRWLGEGARGPLPAKAGFAQVRQALAEGPDRAFPLRATGAHAIAYWESHTLTREILLSLLLSFVLIGLVYWIGFRTLAGYGFVVIPLLLGMLWALGLTGWALGRLNLMAAAFGAVLLGIGDDVGILLFSRYRDERQAGRTKALSLRAALLGTGPGVIAGGLATATAFLACVAAPFPGFRDLGLTAGLGLLACMAASFLVLPALLLALDRGRGTFAPVARAQARPAPMRPWKPAAALALVALGAWGIGSMKWEEDLRRFRQQGNPALVLQEALAHALGAGLQPLAVQLPLDDPARLPQLWNAVVAPLRREGLPMPEWKVPSPELKRILGSDTWYRRALDEAAAAGLDPVALERSLTALRASVENPVNVPRSLQALMPPVTAPVKRAPMRLFGWHAGPPPREAAPAETFTLPLRLSEGAQERIEGEVEAAGGRMVGTRPLFRAIKAVARDALRQVILLALGAVLAVVAFFGRRPRFLVLALVPLAASQVGALGILGWTGEPLTFLSLVAIPIALGVSVDTAMNLLHRARLEPQAAARVARVNAVCAGTTLAGFGGLAFSGYRGLRGLGLASLGGVALALLATQWILPWILERWPLHRSEP, from the coding sequence ATGGGTAGGAAGCTCCTCCGCGCGCTCCTGCTCCTCCACCTGCGCCGCCCGGCGGGGCTGTGGATCGGCCTGGCCCTGCTCACCCTGGTCCTGGGCCTGGGGGCGCTGCGGGTGGAGCGCCGCCTCGATCTCATGAGCCTCCTGCCCACGGACAACCCCGTGGTGCGCGCCAGCATCGAGGCCGGGGTGGGCCAGCAGGAGCTGCTCTGGCTCGCGGCCGAAGGTTCCGCCGGGGACCTGGAGGCCCGGCAGGCCTGGGCCGAGCACCTGGTGGAGAACCTCCTCACGGACGGGGGCCTTCCCCTCAACGGCATGAGCGGCGAGGGCCGCATCTCCCCGCCCATCCCCGTGCCCGAGGCCCGGGGGGTCTCCCTGTGGCCGCCCCTCCTGGCCGCGGGCAGCTTCCTGGAAGGGGACGGGGCCGTGGGGCGCCTGGTCACGGAGCAGTTCTACGCCCTGGCCCCCATGCTCCTGGGGGACCGGCTGGAACCCCTCAAGGATCCCGCCGAACTGCAGAGGCGCTTCCGGGCCACGGCCCGGGCCCTGGCCTCCCCGGACCCGGCCAAGGCCAAGCTGGCCCAGCTGGACCCCCTTCAACTGAGCCAGTTCATCACGGAGCGGGACGAGACCCGCCTCCGGGTGACCCAGGGCGCCCGGGCCCTGCCCGTCAAGCTCCGCACCGGGTACCTGGAGACCCGGGACGGGCGCTTCGTGCTGGTGCCGCTGGTGCTGGACTTCCCCAGCGGGGACGCCCAGGCCACGGCGCGGGTGCTGCGCTGGCTGGGGGAGGGGGCCCGGGGCCCCCTCCCCGCGAAGGCCGGCTTCGCCCAGGTGCGCCAGGCCCTGGCCGAGGGCCCGGACCGGGCCTTCCCCCTGCGGGCCACCGGGGCCCACGCCATCGCCTACTGGGAATCCCACACCCTCACCCGGGAGATCCTCCTGAGCCTGCTGCTGAGCTTCGTGCTCATCGGGCTGGTGTATTGGATCGGCTTCCGCACCCTGGCCGGGTACGGCTTCGTGGTGATCCCCCTCCTGCTGGGCATGCTCTGGGCCCTGGGGCTCACGGGGTGGGCCCTGGGCAGGCTCAACCTCATGGCCGCGGCCTTCGGCGCGGTGCTCCTGGGCATCGGGGACGACGTGGGCATCCTGCTCTTCAGCCGCTACCGGGACGAACGCCAGGCGGGGCGCACCAAGGCCCTGAGCCTGCGCGCCGCGCTCCTGGGCACCGGCCCCGGCGTCATCGCGGGGGGGCTGGCCACGGCCACCGCCTTCCTGGCCTGCGTGGCGGCGCCCTTCCCGGGCTTCCGGGACCTGGGGCTCACGGCCGGCCTGGGCCTCCTGGCGTGCATGGCCGCGAGCTTCCTGGTGCTGCCGGCCCTGCTCCTGGCCCTGGACCGGGGCCGGGGCACCTTCGCCCCCGTGGCCCGGGCCCAGGCCCGCCCCGCCCCCATGCGCCCCTGGAAGCCCGCGGCGGCCCTGGCCCTGGTGGCGCTGGGCGCCTGGGGCATCGGCTCCATGAAGTGGGAGGAGGATCTCCGCCGCTTCCGGCAGCAGGGCAACCCCGCCCTGGTCCTCCAGGAGGCCCTGGCCCACGCCCTGGGCGCCGGGCTCCAGCCCCTGGCGGTGCAGCTGCCCCTGGACGATCCGGCGCGGCTGCCCCAGCTGTGGAACGCCGTGGTGGCGCCCCTGCGCCGGGAGGGCCTGCCCATGCCCGAATGGAAGGTGCCCTCCCCCGAGCTCAAGCGGATCCTGGGTTCGGACACCTGGTACCGCCGGGCCCTGGACGAGGCCGCCGCCGCCGGGCTGGACCCGGTGGCCCTGGAGCGCAGCCTCACCGCCCTGCGCGCCAGCGTGGAGAACCCGGTGAACGTGCCCCGGAGCCTCCAGGCCCTCATGCCCCCGGTGACGGCCCCCGTGAAGCGGGCCCCCATGCGGCTCTTCGGATGGCACGCCGGGCCTCCGCCCCGGGAGGCCGCGCCGGCGGAGACCTTCACCCTCCCCCTGCGCCTTTCCGAAGGGGCCCAGGAGCGCATCGAAGGGGAGGTGGAGGCCGCCGGCGGACGCATGGTGGGCACCCGGCCCCTCTTCCGGGCCATCAAGGCGGTGGCCCGGGACGCCCTGCGCCAGGTGATCCTGCTGGCCCTGGGCGCCGTGCTGGCCGTGGTGGCCTTCTTCGGGCGGCGCCCGCGCTTCCTGGTCCTGGCCCTGGTGCCCCTGGCCGCGAGCCAGGTGGGGGCCCTGGGCATCCTGGGCTGGACGGGCGAACCGCTCACCTTCCTGTCCCTGGTGGCCATTCCCATCGCCCTGGGCGTCAGCGTGGACACCGCCATGAACCTCCTCCACCGGGCCCGCCTGGAGCCCCAGGCCGCCGCCCGCGTGGCCCGGGTCAACGCCGTGTGCGCCGGCACCACCCTGGCCGGCTTCGGGGGCCTGGCCTTCAGCGGCTACCGGGGCCTGCGCGGCCTGGGCCTGGCCTCCCTGGGGGGCGTGGCCCTGGCCCTCCTCGCCACCCAGTGGATCCTCCCCTGGATCCTGGAGCGGTGGCCCCTGCACCGGAGCGAACCGTGA
- a CDS encoding SAM-dependent methyltransferase, translating to MTDLKALVEARLAQGPLPAAEAMALALYHPEFGYYRRAQGPWGFEGADYYTALDLGPLLGEALAVRLERAWERLGRPDPFVVLEPGAGRGWLGRDLLQAAGGAFGAALRYLHRDDNPAAAAAARLALAPHLASGRARIVAQAEPLEPFRGAILSNELFDALPAQPYRWDGEGWSYEALTVDGPAWLRAEPCDAIDWFTSQAEGGLEAGDGAPWCADLPGLVGDLARVLKGGLFLAIDYGHTASRVLDKGSDLRRYKGHTVDGAWWEEMGRADLTADVDFTRLALHLERAGLGEAGHVSLSAWIRDHAPLATWEAAWQTLDAASRVKRMENLLQLTLPTAMGERFRVLEAWRSCD from the coding sequence GTGACCGATCTCAAGGCCCTCGTGGAGGCCCGCCTGGCCCAGGGACCCCTGCCCGCCGCGGAGGCCATGGCCCTGGCGCTGTACCATCCGGAATTCGGGTACTACCGGCGCGCCCAGGGCCCCTGGGGCTTCGAGGGCGCCGACTACTACACGGCCCTGGATCTGGGCCCCCTGCTGGGGGAGGCCCTGGCCGTGCGGCTGGAGCGGGCCTGGGAGCGCCTCGGCCGGCCCGATCCCTTCGTGGTGCTGGAGCCGGGGGCCGGGCGCGGCTGGCTGGGCCGGGACCTGCTCCAGGCCGCCGGAGGCGCCTTCGGCGCGGCCCTGCGCTACCTCCACCGGGACGACAACCCCGCCGCGGCGGCCGCGGCCCGCCTGGCCCTGGCCCCGCACCTGGCCTCGGGCCGGGCCCGCATCGTGGCCCAGGCGGAACCCCTGGAGCCCTTCCGGGGCGCCATCCTCTCCAACGAGCTCTTCGACGCCCTGCCCGCCCAACCCTACCGCTGGGACGGCGAGGGTTGGAGCTACGAGGCCCTCACCGTGGACGGCCCGGCGTGGTTGAGGGCGGAGCCCTGCGACGCCATCGACTGGTTCACCTCCCAGGCCGAGGGCGGCCTGGAGGCGGGCGACGGGGCCCCCTGGTGCGCGGATCTGCCCGGGCTCGTGGGGGACCTGGCCCGCGTCCTGAAAGGCGGGCTCTTCCTGGCCATCGATTACGGCCACACCGCCAGCCGCGTCCTGGACAAGGGCTCCGATCTGCGCCGGTACAAGGGCCACACCGTGGACGGCGCCTGGTGGGAGGAGATGGGCCGGGCCGACCTCACCGCCGACGTGGATTTCACGCGCCTGGCCCTCCACCTGGAGCGCGCGGGCCTGGGGGAGGCGGGCCACGTGAGCCTGAGCGCCTGGATCCGGGACCACGCCCCCTTGGCCACCTGGGAAGCCGCCTGGCAGACCCTGGACGCCGCCTCCCGGGTCAAGCGCATGGAAAACCTGCTGCAGCTCACGCTCCCCACGGCCATGGGCGAACGTTTCCGGGTGCTGGAGGCCTGGCGCAGTTGTGATTGA
- a CDS encoding M3 family metallopeptidase — protein MSIRNRLSLGLVPILAVAAMPLRPEQPMKPTLQALLAPWKGPFGGVPPWDQVKSGDFVQAFDLAMADQRKAIKAIVDNPAAPTFENTIAALERSSRMLDRVNILTGVHFSTLKTGDVPRIEAEVNPKLAAFADEITQNAGLFKRIDAVYAGLGKASLTPEQKRLTWLYRTNFVRAGALLDPAQKKRIQEINQELATVNTRFAQNVVAEESELFTVIDSEAGLAGLSADYKAGAARAAEARGLKGKWVINNTRSAMEPFLSYAENRALREKVWRAYVNRGDNGDARDNKANITRILQLRYERARLLGYKSHAHWSVELSMAKTPERAVALMEAVWKPGVAQVKADVAEMQAIVDKEGGAFKLAAWDYRFYAEKLRKAKYDLDLNEVQPYMQLDKLREGMFWAAGKCYGLRFTPVQGLPVQHPDVKVWEVKDAKGAHVALWYFDPFARAGKSSGAWMNEYRTQQRFDGETSPIVSNNSNFTKGAPGEPVLISFDDAQTMFHEFGHALHGMLSNCTYPGVSGTNTARDFVEFPSQINEHFFLTPEVLNTYAVHYKTGKPIPQELVARIKKAAKFNEGFVTMEYLASAVIDMKFHLAGGGPIDPAKFEKEELARLGMPEEIVMRHRPTQFNHIFSSDGYSAGYYAYLWADALTADAWEAFLEGKGPWDAAVAARLKATVLSVGNTVDPADAFRAFRGRDVNTDALMRKRGFLK, from the coding sequence ATGTCCATCCGCAATCGCCTCTCCCTGGGCCTCGTGCCGATCCTGGCCGTGGCCGCCATGCCCCTTCGGCCGGAGCAGCCCATGAAGCCCACCCTCCAAGCCCTCCTCGCCCCCTGGAAGGGTCCCTTCGGCGGGGTGCCGCCCTGGGACCAGGTGAAGTCCGGGGACTTCGTCCAGGCCTTCGACCTGGCCATGGCCGACCAGCGCAAGGCCATCAAGGCCATCGTGGACAACCCCGCGGCCCCCACCTTCGAGAACACCATCGCGGCCCTGGAGCGCTCCAGCCGCATGCTGGACCGGGTCAACATCCTCACCGGGGTCCACTTCAGCACCCTGAAGACCGGCGACGTGCCCCGCATCGAGGCCGAGGTCAACCCGAAGCTGGCGGCCTTCGCCGACGAGATCACCCAGAACGCGGGGCTCTTCAAGCGCATCGACGCCGTGTACGCGGGCCTGGGCAAGGCCTCCCTCACCCCCGAGCAGAAGCGCCTCACCTGGCTGTACCGCACCAATTTCGTGCGGGCCGGGGCCCTGCTCGACCCCGCGCAGAAGAAGCGCATCCAGGAGATCAACCAGGAACTGGCCACCGTGAACACGCGGTTCGCCCAGAACGTGGTGGCCGAGGAGAGCGAGCTGTTCACGGTCATCGATTCGGAAGCCGGCCTCGCCGGGCTCTCCGCCGACTACAAGGCCGGCGCGGCCCGCGCCGCGGAGGCCCGGGGCCTCAAGGGCAAGTGGGTGATCAACAACACCCGCTCGGCCATGGAGCCCTTCCTTTCCTACGCCGAGAACCGGGCCCTGCGCGAGAAGGTCTGGCGCGCCTACGTGAACCGGGGCGACAACGGCGATGCCCGGGACAACAAGGCCAACATCACCCGGATCCTGCAGCTTCGCTACGAGCGGGCCCGGCTCCTGGGCTACAAGAGCCACGCCCACTGGTCCGTGGAGCTGTCCATGGCCAAGACCCCCGAGCGGGCCGTGGCCCTCATGGAGGCCGTGTGGAAGCCCGGCGTGGCCCAGGTGAAGGCCGACGTGGCCGAGATGCAGGCCATCGTGGACAAGGAGGGCGGCGCCTTCAAGCTGGCCGCGTGGGACTACCGCTTCTACGCGGAGAAGCTGCGCAAGGCCAAGTACGACCTGGACCTCAACGAGGTGCAGCCCTACATGCAGCTCGACAAGCTGCGCGAGGGGATGTTCTGGGCGGCGGGCAAGTGCTACGGCCTGCGCTTTACCCCCGTCCAGGGCCTTCCCGTGCAGCACCCCGACGTGAAGGTGTGGGAGGTCAAGGACGCCAAGGGCGCCCATGTGGCCCTGTGGTACTTCGATCCCTTCGCCCGGGCCGGCAAGAGCTCCGGGGCCTGGATGAACGAGTACCGCACCCAGCAGCGCTTTGACGGCGAGACCAGCCCCATCGTCAGCAACAACTCCAACTTCACCAAGGGCGCCCCGGGCGAACCCGTCCTCATCTCCTTCGACGACGCCCAGACCATGTTCCACGAGTTCGGTCACGCCCTCCACGGCATGCTGAGCAACTGCACCTACCCCGGCGTGTCCGGGACCAACACGGCCCGGGACTTCGTGGAGTTCCCCTCCCAGATCAACGAGCACTTCTTCCTGACGCCGGAGGTCCTCAACACCTACGCCGTGCACTACAAGACCGGCAAGCCCATCCCCCAGGAGCTGGTGGCGCGCATCAAGAAGGCCGCCAAGTTCAACGAGGGCTTCGTGACCATGGAGTACCTGGCCTCGGCCGTCATCGACATGAAGTTCCACCTGGCCGGGGGCGGCCCCATCGATCCCGCGAAGTTCGAGAAGGAGGAGCTGGCCCGGCTGGGCATGCCGGAGGAGATCGTCATGCGCCACCGGCCCACCCAGTTCAACCACATCTTCTCCTCGGACGGGTACTCCGCCGGGTACTACGCCTACCTCTGGGCCGACGCCCTCACCGCCGACGCCTGGGAGGCCTTCCTGGAGGGCAAGGGCCCCTGGGACGCGGCCGTGGCGGCGCGCCTGAAGGCCACCGTATTGTCCGTGGGCAACACCGTGGACCCCGCGGACGCCTTCCGGGCCTTCCGGGGCCGGGACGTCAATACCGACGCCCTCATGCGCAAGCGGGGCTTCCTGAAGTGA
- the rplU gene encoding 50S ribosomal protein L21, which translates to MYAVIQTGGKQYRVSEGDILRVELLEKDLKEAVVFDRVLLVDNNGELKVGKPTVEGATVSAEVICHDRAKKVLIFKKKRTTTYQRTKGHRQGYTEVRIKGIQA; encoded by the coding sequence ATGTACGCAGTGATCCAGACCGGTGGCAAGCAGTATCGGGTTTCCGAGGGGGACATCCTCCGCGTGGAACTGCTCGAAAAGGACCTCAAGGAAGCCGTGGTCTTCGACCGCGTCCTCCTGGTGGACAACAACGGCGAGCTGAAGGTGGGCAAGCCCACCGTCGAGGGCGCCACCGTCTCGGCCGAGGTCATCTGCCACGACCGCGCCAAGAAGGTTCTCATCTTCAAGAAGAAGCGCACCACGACCTACCAGCGCACCAAGGGCCACCGCCAGGGGTACACGGAAGTTCGCATCAAGGGCATCCAGGCTTAG
- the rpmA gene encoding 50S ribosomal protein L27, which yields MAHKKGVGSSRNGRDSNAQRLGVKAFGGQLVTAGSIIVRQRGTKFKMGVNVGMGTDHTLFAKVEGKVRFQDKGQHGRFIHIDPVEA from the coding sequence ATGGCACATAAAAAAGGTGTAGGTTCCAGCCGCAACGGCCGCGATTCCAATGCTCAGCGTCTCGGCGTGAAGGCCTTCGGGGGCCAGCTGGTCACCGCCGGCTCGATCATCGTCCGCCAGCGCGGCACCAAGTTCAAGATGGGCGTCAACGTGGGCATGGGCACCGACCACACCCTCTTCGCCAAGGTCGAGGGCAAGGTCCGCTTCCAGGACAAGGGCCAGCACGGCCGCTTCATCCACATCGACCCCGTCGAGGCCTGA
- the obgE gene encoding GTPase ObgE: MFLDHLTLHLEAGHGGAGASSFRREKFAELGGPDGGNGGLGGSISIRANKALNTLNPYRNQRTFLAGRGGNGAGGLCSGTDGANIVLDVPLGTVIKDAQSGEVLAELLGHDQVVTVARGGRGGLGNNNFKSSTNRTPRHAQPGEEGEVRDVDLELKLIADVGLAGLPNAGKSTLVSRVSAARPKIANYPFTTLEPQLGVVGVDEINSFVIADIPGLIEGAAGGAGLGVQFLRHVERTRMLLHLVDLSDPVLEPEEAIRIIEGELRAFSPVLAAKPCWLVGTKLDALQDEDRRSRFEALCRARGQEPILISGVTGEGIRPLVFRVGKALLEAPGA; the protein is encoded by the coding sequence ATGTTCCTTGACCATCTGACCCTGCACCTGGAAGCCGGCCACGGCGGCGCCGGGGCGTCCTCCTTCCGCAGGGAGAAGTTCGCCGAACTGGGCGGCCCCGACGGCGGCAACGGCGGCCTGGGGGGCTCCATCAGCATCCGGGCCAACAAGGCCCTCAACACCCTGAACCCCTACCGCAACCAGCGCACCTTCCTGGCCGGGCGCGGCGGCAACGGCGCCGGCGGGCTCTGCTCGGGCACCGACGGGGCCAACATCGTCCTGGACGTGCCCCTGGGCACGGTCATCAAGGACGCCCAGAGCGGCGAGGTGCTGGCCGAGCTGCTCGGCCACGACCAGGTCGTCACCGTGGCCCGGGGCGGCCGCGGGGGCCTGGGCAACAACAATTTCAAGAGCTCCACCAACCGCACCCCCCGGCACGCCCAGCCCGGCGAGGAGGGCGAGGTGCGCGACGTGGACCTGGAGCTCAAGCTCATCGCCGACGTGGGCCTGGCGGGCCTGCCCAACGCCGGGAAATCCACCCTGGTGAGCCGCGTGTCCGCGGCCCGGCCCAAGATCGCCAACTACCCCTTCACGACCCTGGAGCCGCAGCTGGGCGTGGTGGGCGTGGACGAGATCAACAGCTTCGTCATCGCCGACATCCCGGGCCTCATCGAGGGCGCCGCGGGGGGCGCGGGCCTGGGCGTGCAGTTCCTGCGCCACGTGGAGCGCACCCGCATGCTGCTGCACCTGGTGGACCTCTCGGACCCCGTGCTGGAGCCCGAGGAGGCCATCCGCATCATCGAGGGCGAGCTCAGGGCCTTCTCCCCGGTGCTGGCGGCCAAGCCCTGCTGGCTGGTGGGCACCAAGCTGGACGCCCTCCAGGACGAGGACCGCCGGAGCCGCTTCGAGGCCCTGTGCCGGGCCCGGGGCCAGGAGCCCATCCTGATCTCCGGCGTCACCGGCGAAGGCATCCGCCCCCTGGTGTTCAGGGTGGGCAAGGCCCTGCTGGAGGCCCCGGGCGCATGA
- the rsfS gene encoding ribosome silencing factor, translated as MRRVGLLGGTFNPPHAGHLKLADLAILALDLDELRLVPTAVPPHKPRPALDGAMRLRLLRDLPYPVETLEVDRGGESYTVDTLEALAAREPDSAWILVMGSDQMAAFDTWRRPGRILELASLAVSPRPGFGDAPVPGLLQGRFRARWSGSAGEVVELPGTELELASTGLREDLARGGAPEQIPSQVLAVICRENQYRNVCLGERMTLEPRLASVVEAARSKKAFRIRLFDVTGIASFTDTFAFMSGSSDRQNRAIADAVEEQLKAIGTRPLSREGEQNGNWILLDYGDIIVHVMDEETRGFYNLEGLWKDAKELELPPDVHPSIPNSENREG; from the coding sequence ATGAGGCGGGTCGGGCTCCTGGGAGGCACCTTCAACCCTCCCCACGCCGGACACCTGAAGCTCGCGGACCTCGCCATCCTTGCCCTGGACCTGGACGAGCTGCGCCTGGTGCCCACGGCCGTCCCCCCCCACAAACCCCGCCCGGCCCTGGACGGCGCCATGCGCCTGCGCCTCCTGCGGGACCTGCCCTACCCGGTGGAGACCCTGGAGGTGGACCGGGGGGGCGAAAGCTACACCGTGGACACCCTGGAGGCCCTGGCGGCGCGGGAACCGGATTCGGCCTGGATCCTCGTCATGGGCAGCGACCAGATGGCGGCCTTCGACACCTGGAGGCGGCCCGGGCGGATCCTGGAACTGGCCTCCCTGGCCGTATCGCCCCGGCCCGGCTTCGGGGACGCCCCCGTGCCCGGCCTCCTCCAGGGGCGGTTTCGGGCCCGGTGGTCCGGATCTGCCGGGGAGGTGGTGGAGCTGCCCGGAACGGAGCTGGAGCTGGCCTCCACGGGGCTCCGGGAGGACCTGGCCCGGGGGGGGGCGCCGGAGCAAATTCCGTCTCAAGTTCTGGCTGTCATTTGCCGGGAAAACCAGTACCGTAATGTCTGTTTGGGAGAACGAATGACCCTAGAGCCTCGGCTCGCGAGCGTGGTGGAAGCTGCCCGCTCCAAGAAAGCCTTCCGGATCCGCCTTTTCGACGTCACCGGGATCGCCAGCTTCACCGATACCTTCGCGTTCATGTCCGGTTCCAGCGACCGCCAGAACCGCGCCATCGCCGACGCGGTGGAAGAGCAGCTGAAGGCCATCGGCACGCGTCCCCTCTCCCGCGAGGGCGAACAGAACGGCAACTGGATCCTCCTGGACTACGGCGACATCATCGTCCACGTCATGGATGAGGAGACGCGCGGATTCTACAATCTGGAAGGCCTCTGGAAGGACGCGAAGGAGCTGGAGCTCCCGCCTGACGTGCATCCCTCCATTCCGAATTCCGAAAACCGGGAGGGGTGA
- a CDS encoding Glu/Leu/Phe/Val family dehydrogenase — MLNQHSAFDAMQSRLRVAAELYGLEETLFKVFIAPIRSIIVSCPVHMDDGGWEVFTGYRVQHNVARGPAKGGIRYDPRITLDEIKAGAAWNTWKTAVVDVPFGGGKGGVICDPTKMSDGELERLTRRYIAEIMDLLGPDRDVPGIDMGTNSQVMAWVLDTYTMHTRKTENAVVTGKPISLGGSLGRTEATGRGILISAREAMQRLGKPLAGATLAVQGFGNVGSQAARLLHEAGARMVAVSDLKGAIRNDRGIDTHALLKYHAEHKTVVGFKGAEPMDAKDLLAMAVDILVPAATENQITEDNAAKVRAKVVVEGANGPTSPEADPILLDNGVLVVPDILANVGGVTVSYFEWVQNRLGFYWREREVNERLVEYMTHAFQAVFATTDKFKTNPRIGAYILALDRVSQAMHARGFYA; from the coding sequence ATGCTCAATCAACACAGCGCATTCGACGCCATGCAGTCGCGTCTGCGCGTCGCGGCCGAACTGTACGGCCTCGAGGAGACGCTCTTCAAGGTCTTCATCGCCCCCATCCGCTCCATCATCGTCAGCTGCCCCGTGCACATGGACGACGGGGGCTGGGAGGTGTTCACGGGCTACCGCGTGCAGCACAACGTGGCCCGGGGCCCCGCCAAGGGCGGCATCCGCTACGACCCCCGCATCACCCTCGACGAGATCAAGGCCGGCGCGGCCTGGAACACCTGGAAGACCGCCGTGGTGGACGTGCCCTTCGGCGGCGGCAAGGGCGGCGTCATCTGCGATCCCACCAAGATGAGCGACGGCGAGCTGGAGCGGCTCACCCGGCGCTACATCGCCGAGATCATGGACCTGCTGGGCCCCGACCGGGACGTGCCCGGCATCGACATGGGCACCAACAGCCAGGTCATGGCGTGGGTGCTGGACACCTACACCATGCACACCCGCAAGACCGAGAACGCCGTGGTGACCGGCAAGCCCATCTCCCTGGGCGGAAGCCTCGGGCGCACCGAGGCCACGGGCCGCGGCATCCTCATCTCCGCCCGGGAGGCCATGCAGCGCCTGGGCAAGCCCCTGGCCGGGGCCACCCTGGCCGTGCAGGGCTTCGGCAACGTGGGATCCCAGGCCGCGCGACTCCTGCACGAGGCCGGCGCGCGCATGGTGGCCGTCTCCGACCTCAAGGGCGCCATCCGCAACGACCGGGGCATCGACACCCACGCCCTGCTCAAGTACCACGCCGAGCACAAGACGGTGGTGGGCTTCAAGGGCGCCGAGCCCATGGACGCCAAGGACCTCCTGGCCATGGCCGTGGATATCCTGGTGCCCGCGGCCACCGAGAACCAGATCACCGAGGACAACGCCGCCAAGGTGCGCGCCAAGGTGGTGGTGGAGGGCGCCAACGGCCCCACCTCCCCCGAGGCCGACCCCATCCTCCTGGACAACGGCGTCCTGGTGGTGCCCGATATCCTGGCCAACGTGGGCGGCGTCACCGTGAGCTACTTCGAGTGGGTGCAGAACCGCCTGGGCTTCTACTGGCGGGAGCGGGAAGTGAACGAGCGCCTGGTGGAGTACATGACCCACGCCTTCCAGGCCGTGTTCGCCACCACGGACAAGTTCAAGACGAACCCCCGCATCGGCGCCTACATCCTGGCCCTGGACCGGGTGAGCCAGGCCATGCACGCCCGGGGCTTCTACGCCTGA